The following proteins come from a genomic window of Paenibacillus sp. CAA11:
- a CDS encoding PdaC/SigV domain-containing protein produces the protein MKLYRSAASAVLSASLLLGASALPALPAWAAPVAPVTKGQPSVALSLNGQLLSQKGSIAEEGTLIPLSVIRDGLGLKISYEAKTKSYAIQRGTTIVRLTPGPSNWADTSVNGAKQIEGYLWVNNKGLNSVSVRVLSDHLGYRTEWNNSTKTVNLIPLKTNAVTVTAGTLSESSKTIDISIQYPQISGLTDAKVQSSMNQQFKDQAEAYLKDVKKRAAELGPAQNGFKNEVKESYSVTYNQNGIISFRTQSYEYYGGAHGMSVLGGLTFNLKSGQSLSLKDLLKSNPDYAKVLSAKVKTKLEKEPGYFGGFKTLGANPDFYLKDEGIVIFFQQYDYVPYAAGLLEYYFPFASLLPQGANPFEQ, from the coding sequence ATGAAATTGTATAGATCTGCGGCTTCTGCCGTACTTTCAGCGAGTTTATTATTAGGGGCTTCTGCTCTTCCGGCCCTGCCTGCCTGGGCTGCGCCAGTCGCTCCTGTTACAAAAGGGCAGCCTTCGGTGGCCCTTAGTCTAAATGGCCAGCTGCTGTCTCAGAAGGGAAGCATCGCAGAGGAGGGGACGCTGATTCCGCTTTCCGTTATTCGGGATGGCCTGGGACTCAAGATTTCTTATGAAGCGAAAACGAAGAGCTATGCTATTCAGCGCGGTACTACAATAGTAAGGCTTACACCGGGCCCCTCCAATTGGGCGGACACTTCAGTGAACGGCGCCAAACAGATAGAGGGATATCTATGGGTGAACAATAAAGGGCTGAATTCGGTCTCCGTGCGGGTACTCTCTGACCATCTTGGTTACCGCACCGAGTGGAACAATTCCACAAAGACGGTGAACCTCATCCCGCTCAAAACCAATGCGGTCACCGTTACTGCCGGCACCTTATCGGAGAGCAGCAAGACGATTGACATCTCTATTCAGTACCCGCAAATCTCCGGGCTTACGGATGCGAAGGTGCAATCCTCCATGAACCAGCAGTTTAAAGATCAAGCGGAAGCCTATCTGAAAGATGTCAAGAAGCGGGCAGCTGAATTGGGTCCGGCACAGAACGGTTTTAAAAATGAAGTGAAAGAGAGCTACTCTGTTACCTATAACCAAAATGGGATTATCAGCTTCCGGACACAGAGCTATGAATATTACGGTGGAGCTCATGGCATGAGCGTTCTAGGTGGCTTGACCTTTAACTTGAAGAGCGGTCAAAGTTTAAGCTTGAAAGATCTGCTTAAGTCTAATCCGGATTATGCAAAGGTTCTGAGCGCCAAGGTGAAGACCAAGCTGGAGAAGGAGCCGGGTTATTTCGGGGGCTTCAAGACATTGGGGGCAAACCCGGATTTCTATTTGAAGGACGAAGGAATCGTCATTTTCTTTCAGCAGTATGATTATGTGCCTTATGCAGCCGGGCTGCTGGAATATTATTTCCCGTTTGCTTCACTGCTTCCCCAGGGTGCTAATCCATTTGAACAATAA
- a CDS encoding YciI family protein, which yields MYLLITKRTDQFNASFIQPHYDYLSKLEEEGVLIDFGPFGDGSGGAYLIKCTSWEEALETANADPLSKAAPQQWKLRSGS from the coding sequence TTGTATTTACTCATCACGAAAAGAACGGATCAATTCAATGCGAGCTTTATTCAGCCGCATTATGATTATTTGAGTAAGCTTGAAGAAGAGGGGGTGTTAATCGACTTTGGCCCATTCGGGGACGGTTCAGGGGGAGCCTATCTGATCAAGTGTACTTCTTGGGAAGAAGCTCTGGAGACGGCGAATGCAGATCCCTTATCCAAAGCGGCTCCTCAACAGTGGAAGTTAAGGAGTGGAAGCTAA
- the clpP gene encoding ATP-dependent Clp endopeptidase proteolytic subunit ClpP — protein sequence MSYIPMVVEQSNRGERAYDIYSRLLKDRIIFLGSQVNDVVANSIIAQMLFLDAEDPGKDIHLYINSPGGSITAGMAIYDTMQFIKSDVSTICVGMAASMGAFLLNAGAKGKRFALPNSEIMIHQPLGGAEGQATDIEIRARRILKMRDSLNKILAERTGQPLERIEKDTDRDYFMSAAEAKEYGIVDKVIEKVTSEGV from the coding sequence GTGAGTTATATTCCTATGGTCGTCGAACAAAGTAACCGCGGTGAGCGTGCTTACGACATTTATTCCAGACTTCTCAAAGACCGGATCATCTTCCTTGGCTCTCAAGTGAACGACGTGGTGGCCAACTCCATCATTGCTCAGATGCTGTTCCTTGATGCTGAAGATCCTGGCAAGGATATTCATCTGTACATCAACAGCCCTGGCGGCTCCATTACCGCAGGCATGGCTATTTACGATACGATGCAGTTCATCAAATCCGATGTATCTACGATCTGTGTAGGTATGGCCGCTTCCATGGGAGCATTTCTGCTGAATGCCGGCGCCAAGGGTAAGCGCTTCGCACTGCCTAACAGCGAGATCATGATTCACCAGCCGCTGGGCGGAGCTGAAGGCCAAGCAACGGATATCGAAATCCGTGCCCGCCGCATTCTCAAAATGCGCGATTCCCTGAACAAGATCCTCGCAGAACGTACCGGCCAGCCGCTGGAACGCATCGAGAAAGACACGGACCGCGACTATTTCATGAGTGCTGCAGAAGCTAAAGAATACGGCATTGTAGATAAAGTAATCGAGAAGGTTACTTCAGAGGGCGTATAA
- a CDS encoding sugar-binding transcriptional regulator — MRNLLEIQKQLLPDLMDILKKRYTILHQIMLEGVIGRRTLAGALNMTERVLRAETDLLKAQGLIEIENVGMRISDAGRNLLELMEPVVNELFGLANLEDRIRKAYGLRRVIVVPGDSEDSPLTKRELGRAGARALLSVMGENDVVAVTGGSTLAEMAEQLTPSSSPIKGSWFVPARGGLGESLEIQANTIASGMAKRVGASYRLLHVPDLLGREAYDSLVHDQNIQEIVSLIRRAKIVVHGIGDAMEMARRRKLDSEMVAVLRQEGAIAESFGYYFNEQGIVVHKMLTLGLKLEDIMTTDTVIGIAGGRSKAKAIHAVLRFGHEDILVTDEAAALKIVSELD, encoded by the coding sequence ATGCGAAATTTGTTGGAGATCCAAAAGCAGCTTTTGCCTGATCTCATGGACATTCTCAAAAAAAGGTACACCATACTTCATCAGATCATGCTTGAAGGAGTGATCGGCCGAAGAACTTTGGCCGGTGCCTTGAACATGACGGAACGCGTGCTGCGTGCCGAAACGGATCTTCTGAAGGCTCAGGGGCTGATTGAAATCGAGAATGTCGGTATGAGAATCAGCGATGCAGGGCGAAATCTGCTTGAGCTAATGGAACCGGTCGTGAACGAACTGTTCGGACTGGCCAATCTGGAAGATAGAATCCGCAAGGCTTACGGGCTGCGGAGGGTGATTGTGGTACCGGGGGATTCTGAAGATTCACCGCTGACCAAGCGAGAGCTTGGCCGGGCAGGCGCGAGGGCTCTTCTTAGCGTAATGGGTGAGAACGACGTCGTTGCCGTAACTGGAGGTTCAACACTGGCCGAGATGGCAGAGCAGTTAACACCGTCTTCATCTCCTATTAAAGGCAGCTGGTTTGTACCTGCACGCGGGGGATTAGGAGAGAGTCTGGAGATTCAAGCCAACACCATTGCTTCGGGTATGGCTAAGAGGGTTGGTGCCAGCTACCGGCTGTTGCATGTACCGGATCTGCTGGGCAGAGAAGCATACGACTCCTTAGTGCATGATCAGAATATCCAGGAAATCGTCAGCCTAATCCGCCGAGCGAAGATCGTCGTTCATGGTATCGGCGATGCGATGGAGATGGCACGAAGACGTAAGCTGGACAGTGAAATGGTAGCCGTGCTTCGACAGGAAGGGGCTATCGCGGAATCATTTGGCTATTACTTTAATGAACAGGGAATTGTCGTCCATAAGATGCTTACCTTGGGGCTAAAGCTTGAGGACATCATGACTACGGATACCGTAATCGGTATAGCTGGAGGACGCAGCAAAGCCAAAGCCATTCACGCCGTGCTCCGGTTCGGCCATGAAGATATTCTGGTCACGGATGAGGCGGCAGCCTTAAAGATTGTCAGCGAGCTCGATTAA
- the gap gene encoding type I glyceraldehyde-3-phosphate dehydrogenase has translation MSVKVGINGFGRIGRLAFRRIQEVEGIEVVAINDLTDAKMLAHLLKYDTTQGTFKGDVEVHDGFFKVNGKEVKVLANRNPEELPWGELGVDIVLECTGFFTTKEKAELHLKGGAKKVVISAPATGDMKTIVYNVNHDILDGTETVISGASCTTNCLAPMAKTLQDKFGIVEGLMTTIHAYTGDQNTLDAPHAKGDFRRARAAAENIIPNTTGAAKAIGLVIPELKGKLDGAAQRVPVPTGSLTELVSVLEKNVTVEEVNAAMKEASDPQTYGYTEDEIVSSDIKGLTFGSLFDATQTKVLTVGDKQLVKTVAWYDNEMSYTAQLVRTLEHFAKLAK, from the coding sequence ATGAGTGTAAAAGTAGGTATTAACGGATTTGGACGTATTGGACGCTTGGCTTTCCGCCGTATTCAAGAAGTGGAAGGCATTGAAGTAGTAGCAATCAACGACTTGACCGACGCTAAAATGTTGGCTCATTTGCTTAAATATGATACAACTCAAGGTACTTTCAAAGGCGACGTTGAAGTACATGACGGCTTCTTCAAAGTAAACGGTAAAGAAGTTAAGGTTCTGGCTAACCGCAACCCTGAAGAACTTCCTTGGGGAGAGCTTGGCGTAGATATCGTTCTGGAGTGCACAGGCTTCTTCACAACTAAGGAAAAAGCTGAGCTTCACCTGAAAGGCGGCGCTAAGAAGGTTGTTATCTCCGCTCCAGCTACTGGTGACATGAAGACGATCGTTTACAACGTAAACCATGACATCTTGGACGGAACTGAAACTGTAATCTCCGGCGCATCTTGCACAACAAACTGCCTGGCTCCTATGGCTAAAACTTTGCAAGACAAATTCGGTATTGTTGAAGGCCTGATGACTACAATCCATGCTTACACTGGCGACCAAAACACTTTGGATGCTCCGCATGCGAAAGGTGACTTCCGTCGTGCTCGTGCAGCGGCTGAAAACATCATTCCTAACACAACTGGTGCTGCTAAAGCCATCGGTCTGGTTATCCCTGAACTGAAAGGCAAATTGGACGGCGCTGCTCAACGCGTACCAGTACCTACTGGTTCCCTGACTGAGCTGGTATCTGTTCTTGAAAAGAACGTTACTGTAGAAGAAGTTAACGCAGCTATGAAAGAAGCTTCCGATCCACAAACTTATGGATATACTGAAGACGAAATCGTATCTTCCGACATCAAAGGTTTGACATTCGGTTCCCTGTTTGATGCTACTCAAACTAAGGTTCTGACTGTTGGCGACAAACAACTTGTTAAGACTGTTGCTTGGTATGACAACGAAATGTCCTACACTGCACAGCTCGTTCGTACTTTGGAACACTTCGCTAAACTGGCTAAGTAA